The genomic stretch AGCTCGACTACTTCGTCGTCGACGACATCATCGGCAAGGGCCTGCCGCTCTGGCTGCCCAACGGCACCGTGCTCCGCGACGAGCTCGAGAAGTACATGCGGGAGCTCGAGTTCCACGACGGCTACGACCGGGTCGCGACCCCGCAGCTCGCCAAGACCGAGCTCTATCACCAGACCGGGCACCTGCCGCTCTACGCCGAGCACATGTACCCGTTCCTCGAGCTGAAGGAGAAGGTCGAGACGGAGGAGGGCACGCACGAGGAGGTGCGCGAGACCTACGCGCTGCGGCCGATGAACTGCCCGCACCACCACCGCGTGTTCGCCGCGCAGCTGCGGAGCTATCGCGACCTGCCGCTCCGCCTCGCGGAGTACGGCCAGGTCTATCGCTACGAGGACTCGGGGGCGCTCAGCGGCCTGCTGCGGGTGCGCGGCTTCTGCATGAACGACGCGCACATCTACTGCACCGAGGAGCAGATCGAGACCGAGTTCCTCAAGGTCATGCGCATGATCGAGCAGCTCTACGAGACGCTCGGCCTGAAGGACTACTACTTCCGCTTCTCGACCTGGGACCCCGAGGACCCGAAGGGCAAGCAGAAGTACGTCGACAACCCCGAGGCGTGGGCGACGTCCGAGCGGCACATGCGCGCGGCGATGGAGAAGAGCGGCCTGCCCTTCGTCGAGGTGAAGGGCGAGGCGGCGTTCTACGGCCCGAAGATCGACGTGCAGCTGAAGACGGTCACCGGTCGCGAGGAGACGGTGAGCACCAACCAGCTCGACTTCGCCGTGCCGCAGCGCCTCGGGCTCGTCTACCGCGGGGCGGACAACACCGAGCACCACCCCTTCTGCATCCACCGCGCGCCGGCGAGCACGCACGAGCGCATGGTCGCGTTCATCATCGAGCACTTCGGCGGGGCGTTCCCGACCTGGCTCGCGCCCACGCAGGTGATCGTGCTGACGGTGAGCGACGCCTTCCGCGAGTACGGCGAGCAGGTCGTCGCGCGGCTCCGCAAGCACTTCGTGCGCGCCGTCTTCGACCAGTCGAGCGAGACGATGGGCAAGAAGATCCGCAACGCGGTCACGCAGAAGATCCCGAACGTGATCGTGGTCGGCGAGCGTGAGCAGGAGGACGGCACCGTCACCGTGCGCCGCTACGGCTCGCGCGATCAGGCCACGGTGTCGCTCGACGCGTTCGAGCGCGACCTGCTCGAGCGCATCCGCACCCGCGCCCTCGACCGGGTCGACTGGGACAGCTGATCAGATCCTCGAGGCGACGGCCCGGCGGAACCGGAACGCCGGGTCGGAGACCCAGAAGCGTGCGAGATCGCTCGCCGTGTTGTCAGGCCCGAGGTCCTCGCCGAGGGCCTCGATGGCGGCGAGCAGATCGTCGCAGACGAGCAGCGCGGCGCGGGCGGCCATGCGCCGCGCGTTCGTCGCCCACCCGCGCAGATCGGGCGTGGGGTCGGCGGCGAAGCTCGTCGCCGCGTCCTGGATCCGTCCGCGGCTGAAGAAGCCGATCGCCTTGCCCACGCGCTTGGTCTCCACGTCGAGCAGCGACTCGTCGATGCCCTCGTAGGTGAAGGTCGGGTCGTACTGGCGCGCCGCCCCCGCGAGCATGTGCAGGGTCGTCTCGTCGGGCACCGCGTCGAGCGGGTGGAGGTGACGGCTGAGGAGCGCGAGGGGGCGCGCGAGCTGGAACGCGAGGACCGCGTCGCGAGCGTGCGCGACCGAGCTCGGCACCAGCAGCACCGGGGGGCTCCCCGCCAGCACCGTCGCGCGGTCGAGCCGGCCGTTCTCCACCTCGTAGACGTCGAGCTCCGGGATGCCGAAGATCGCGCCGATGCGGTCGACGTACGCGCGCAGGGGGTCGGGGTCTCCCTGGCGCAGGCGGTCCCGCTTGCTGACGCCCCAGCGCTCGAGGTCGACGCCTTCGAGCTTGCCGAACACGCCGTCGAGCGAGGAGAGGATCTGCGCCGCGGTCGTGCCGAGCACCGCGGTGGACGCGAGCTGCCCGAGGCCCTGCTCGCCGAGGATGCCGGGGGGCGCGACGGCGACGCGCGCGCGCCGCCCCGCGACGGTGCGCGTCTCGTCTTCGGTCGCCTCGCTCATCGCGAGGAGCGGCGCGAGCACCACCGCGGCGCCGTCGGGCTCGCCGCTCTTGCGGACCGCGTCGGCCATCGCGCGCCACGCTCGCGGCCGGCGCACGTTGATGGCGAGGATGCGCCGCAGCTCGGCGATGGCCTTGTCGCCCGCGTCCACCGACTGGAGGGTGCGCACGAGGGTCAGCGCGACGGCCTCGTCCTCCGGGCACGCGTCGACGCCCTCCCGCAAGGTCGAGATCGCGCGGTCCGGTCGGTTGAGCGCCTCCCCCTGCACGTGCGCGAGCTCGAGGTAGGTGGCCGCGACGTCGCCGCCGATGCCGCGCGCGGACTCGAGGTAGCCCATGAGCGCGGTCGCGTAGTGGTCCCAGCTCGCGTGCTCGGGCGCGTGAGCGATGAGGCCCTTGTAGACGCGCGCGCCGGCGCCGTTTGGGCCCTGGATCCCCACCGCGCCCATCGCGTGCGCAGCCGCGGCCGCGCCCTCTCCGCGCGCCTTCTCCAGCTCCGCGAGCTCGGCCAGGGTCTCGGCCTTGCGGTTCGGATCCGACACCACCGAGATGAGCTTCTTGGCGAGCCGGAGCGCCTCCTCGTCCCGGCCCTTGGCGCGCTCGAGGCGGACGAGCGCCGCGAGGGCCTCCTCGCTCTGCTCGTCGCGCGCGAGCACCGCGCGCAGGCTCCGGACGGCGCGGTCGGTGTCGCCGAGCCGCTTCTCGGCGATGCGCGCGAGCCGGAGGTGGGCGTCGACGAGCGCTCCCTCGCGGGCCTTGCCGATGACCGCCTCGAGCGCCTCGGCCGCCTCCTCCCACTGTCCGTTCTGCTCGAGGTGCAGGGCGAGCTGCGCCTGCGCCGCCCGATCGCCGGGCAGGGCGGCCAGGGCGCGCTCGGCCGCGGCGACCGCGGCGGGCAGATCGCGCCGGGCCTCGGCCTGCAACCGCGCGCACTCGAGGTGCAGCGCGGCCACACGGGCGGGGTCCTTCGCCGCGTGCGCCGCGCGGGTCAAGAGCTCGATGAGCCGCGCGAACTGCTGGAGCCCGATGAGCATGGAGACGAGCCCGCGCGCGGCGTCTTCGTTCTCCGGGGCGATCGACAGCGCGTGCTCGTAGTCGGCCGCGGACGCCTCGCCCTCGCCGGACTCGTGGGCCAACCGGGCCGCCTCGAGCAGGAGGCTGACCGCCAGCTCCCGGTCCCGCGTGACCTCCGACTCGTGCTTCGCGGCGGCGCGCAGCGCTTCGGGGCTCTGCGCGCGGCGCGCGGCGCGGGTGAGCCCGCGGGTGGCCGTGAGGCTCTGGGGATCGAGCGCGAGCGCGGCGCGGAAGGCGGCCAGCGCGCCTTGCCCGTCGCCCTCGTCGAGCAGCATCGCGCCGACGCGGCTCTGGTGATGGGCGCCGACCCGGGGGTCGGTCGAGGTCGAGGCGAGCCGCGCCTGCATCGCGAGCGCGGTGTCCTTCTCCCCGTTCTTCTCGGCCTCCTCGGCCAGCGCCTCGAGGGCGGCCGCGTCGTCGCCCGCGAGCTTCAGGATGCGACGCCGGACGGAGGTGACCTCTTGATCGGTCGCGGCGCGCGCCCGCGCGAGCTCGCTCAGCGCGGCGAGCTTCGCCTTCGGATCCGCGAGCACGTTCGCCATCTTCTCGTAGGTGGCGGCGAGGCCCACGTCGTCCCGGGTGCGCGCGTAGAGGTCCTCCACCGCGAGCAGCGCGCCGACGTGATCGGGCCGCTTCGAGAAGACGGGCCGGAACGCGTCGAGCGCCGCGTTGGCCGCGCCCTGCTCGGAGAGGATCAGCGCCGCGCGCAGCGCCGCCTGCACCTCGAGGAACGGATCGTCGAGGCGGTCGGCCTCCTCCTTCAAGACCTCCGACAGGCGCGTGTGCTCGTTCGCGTCGGTGAGCAGCCGCTCGCGCGCGTCCAGCGCCGGGCGGTGGAGCGGCTGAGCCTCGATGGCCGACTCGTACGCCGCGAGCGCGCCCTCGCGGTCCTCCAGGCGCTCCTCGCGAAGCGCGCCGAGCTCCGTGTAGGCGCGGGCGCGATCGGTGGCCGACGTGAGCCGCCCGAGCCGCTCGGTCATCGCCTCGGCGAGCTCGGGCCAGCGCTCGGCGCGCTCGAGCGCGGCGAGGCGCGCCTCGCGGGCCGCCTCGCAGTCGGGATCGTGCTGGAGCGCCGCGGCGTAGGCGGTGATGGCGGCCGCGTCGTCGCCCAGCTGCGTCTCTTGCAGGTCGCCGCGCTGCAGATGGAGCCGCACCTTCTCTTTCGCGGTGGAGACCACCGGGAGCAGGCGCTCGTAGACGCGATCCAGGTCGTCCCACTTGCCCGCCTCGGCGTAGATGCGGGCCAGCGTCTCCAGGCTCTCCCGGTGCGCGGGCTGCTCCTTCAGGAGCGCCTCGAGCGAGCGCGCCGCGGCGGAGGGGTCGCCCAGGGCGTCCGCCGTGAGCACGGCGGCGCGGTGTCGGTGCGCGGCGCGGTGGGACTCGCTCGCCGTGAGGGCCGCCTGCTTCTCGATGAGCGCGACCGCGCGCGCGTGCTCTCCCGCGCGCTGCGCCGCGCGCGCCGCGGCGTGGAGCGCGCCGAGGTGCTCGGGGTTCCGCTCCAGGATGCGCGCGTACGCGGCCAGCGCGCCGGCCGGCTCGTCGAGGTGATCTTCGAGCACCCCGCCGAGGCGGAAGAGCCAGGCGATCGCCTCGGCGTCGTGCGGCGCGCGGTCGATCGCGCGCTCGTAGAGCTCCGCGACCTCGCGCCAGCGGCCCGCCGCGGCGTGGAGGCGGGAGAGGTCTTCGAACGCGTCGTGGTGCTCGGGGGTCAGGCCGAGCGCGCGGGCGTGATGCGCGGACGCCTCCTCCGGGCGCCCGAGCTTCGTCTCCATCAAGACGCCGATCCGGTGGTGGAGATCGGCGCGCTCGCGCGGCGCGGTGAGCGCCTCGGCGCGCGCCTCGAGCACGGTGATCGCCTCGGCCCAGCGCTCCCGCGCCTCGTGGATGCGGATCAGCGCCAGCGCGGCGCCGCGGTGCTCGGGCTCGGCCTCGAGCGCGCGGCCGTACCACGGCGCGGCCCGGTCTCCGTCGCCGAGGGCCTGGTCGTGGAGCTGGCCCGTGCGGTACGCGACCCGCGCGCGCTCGGGGCCCGCGGTCAAGACGTCGTACAGTCTCGTGAGCGCGCCGATCTCCGCCCCGTGCCGCCCGCTCGAGCGATGGAGCCGGACGAGCTCCCGAAGGAGCGAGGCCTCTCCGGGGCTCGCGTCGACCGCGGCCTCGAGGGTGTCGACCGCCGCCTCCGCGTCACCGAGCCGTCGCTCCCGGATCCGCGCGATCGTGGCCAGGATGGCCAGCTTGGTCTGCGGGTCGCTGCTCAGCGCGTGCTCCCGCGTCAACGCGTCGACGAGCTGGGGCCAGCGCTTCTGCGCCGCGCCCAGACGCTTGACGTTCGCGAGCGCGGCCGTCGCGTGCGGGTCGATGTCGAGCGCGGCCTCGTACAGCGCCGCCGCCTGCACGGGATCTCGCAGCTTGGTCTCGGTGAGCTGCGCGCGCACCGCGGTCCACGCCGCCTTGAGCGACGCGTCCTCCACCGCGTTGGCGAGCTGCTCGTAGAGCGCGGCCAGCTCGGGCCACGCCTTGTCCCGCCGCAGCGCGCGCTCGATCGCCTTGAGGATCACGAGGTTGCCGGGATCGAGCTCGAGCGCCTCGCGGTACGCGGCCAGGGCGGGCCCCGACTGACGGAGGTGCTCCTCCATGACGCGCGCCTTCGCGTAGAGCAGCCGCGCACGGGCGGCGGGCTCCCGCGTGATGGCCGCCTCCGCGTCGTACAGCGCGGGCAGGGCGGGGTGGCGACCCAGCCGCGCGAGGGTCCGACGGGCGCCCCGCAGCGCGGCCGCGTGATCAGGCGTGATGTGCAGCGCGGCTTGATAGTGCTCGGCCGCCTTCGAGTCGTCGCCCAGCTCGGCTTCGTAGAGGCGCGCGAGCTCGTACGA from Sandaracinaceae bacterium encodes the following:
- the thrS gene encoding threonine--tRNA ligase, which codes for MEDHDKDDDRLHRIRHSLAHVLAQAVLELRPGSTLGFGPPIDDGFYYDFILSEPLTEDDFPALEKKMKHIIKLGQKFEREELPKADALARIDEMGEPYKREYAQELIEKKGLDQLTFYRNGPFLDMCDGPHVDSTRELPKGAFKLRSVAGAYWRGDSDNAMMTRIYAWAFESKEQLEAHVKAYKDAIARDHKKLNRELDYFVVDDIIGKGLPLWLPNGTVLRDELEKYMRELEFHDGYDRVATPQLAKTELYHQTGHLPLYAEHMYPFLELKEKVETEEGTHEEVRETYALRPMNCPHHHRVFAAQLRSYRDLPLRLAEYGQVYRYEDSGALSGLLRVRGFCMNDAHIYCTEEQIETEFLKVMRMIEQLYETLGLKDYYFRFSTWDPEDPKGKQKYVDNPEAWATSERHMRAAMEKSGLPFVEVKGEAAFYGPKIDVQLKTVTGREETVSTNQLDFAVPQRLGLVYRGADNTEHHPFCIHRAPASTHERMVAFIIEHFGGAFPTWLAPTQVIVLTVSDAFREYGEQVVARLRKHFVRAVFDQSSETMGKKIRNAVTQKIPNVIVVGEREQEDGTVTVRRYGSRDQATVSLDAFERDLLERIRTRALDRVDWDS
- a CDS encoding tetratricopeptide repeat protein; protein product: MADRSRESKGERADHTAELSLGEMELFDPPTDEIEVLEEIDDSPPPVPRPGLGRPAKPKAAQATSTLPGATAGTPSAPPPPPKPRAQKEKPKKKAAKKKAAKSAAPPPPPESASASAPPTAAPVPELPDADLEAPPPPEAKPVDASAQELRVLCERQLATERDPERKARLSYELARLYEAELGDDSKAAEHYQAALHITPDHAAALRGARRTLARLGRHPALPALYDAEAAITREPAARARLLYAKARVMEEHLRQSGPALAAYREALELDPGNLVILKAIERALRRDKAWPELAALYEQLANAVEDASLKAAWTAVRAQLTETKLRDPVQAAALYEAALDIDPHATAALANVKRLGAAQKRWPQLVDALTREHALSSDPQTKLAILATIARIRERRLGDAEAAVDTLEAAVDASPGEASLLRELVRLHRSSGRHGAEIGALTRLYDVLTAGPERARVAYRTGQLHDQALGDGDRAAPWYGRALEAEPEHRGAALALIRIHEARERWAEAITVLEARAEALTAPRERADLHHRIGVLMETKLGRPEEASAHHARALGLTPEHHDAFEDLSRLHAAAGRWREVAELYERAIDRAPHDAEAIAWLFRLGGVLEDHLDEPAGALAAYARILERNPEHLGALHAAARAAQRAGEHARAVALIEKQAALTASESHRAAHRHRAAVLTADALGDPSAAARSLEALLKEQPAHRESLETLARIYAEAGKWDDLDRVYERLLPVVSTAKEKVRLHLQRGDLQETQLGDDAAAITAYAAALQHDPDCEAAREARLAALERAERWPELAEAMTERLGRLTSATDRARAYTELGALREERLEDREGALAAYESAIEAQPLHRPALDARERLLTDANEHTRLSEVLKEEADRLDDPFLEVQAALRAALILSEQGAANAALDAFRPVFSKRPDHVGALLAVEDLYARTRDDVGLAATYEKMANVLADPKAKLAALSELARARAATDQEVTSVRRRILKLAGDDAAALEALAEEAEKNGEKDTALAMQARLASTSTDPRVGAHHQSRVGAMLLDEGDGQGALAAFRAALALDPQSLTATRGLTRAARRAQSPEALRAAAKHESEVTRDRELAVSLLLEAARLAHESGEGEASAADYEHALSIAPENEDAARGLVSMLIGLQQFARLIELLTRAAHAAKDPARVAALHLECARLQAEARRDLPAAVAAAERALAALPGDRAAQAQLALHLEQNGQWEEAAEALEAVIGKAREGALVDAHLRLARIAEKRLGDTDRAVRSLRAVLARDEQSEEALAALVRLERAKGRDEEALRLAKKLISVVSDPNRKAETLAELAELEKARGEGAAAAAHAMGAVGIQGPNGAGARVYKGLIAHAPEHASWDHYATALMGYLESARGIGGDVAATYLELAHVQGEALNRPDRAISTLREGVDACPEDEAVALTLVRTLQSVDAGDKAIAELRRILAINVRRPRAWRAMADAVRKSGEPDGAAVVLAPLLAMSEATEDETRTVAGRRARVAVAPPGILGEQGLGQLASTAVLGTTAAQILSSLDGVFGKLEGVDLERWGVSKRDRLRQGDPDPLRAYVDRIGAIFGIPELDVYEVENGRLDRATVLAGSPPVLLVPSSVAHARDAVLAFQLARPLALLSRHLHPLDAVPDETTLHMLAGAARQYDPTFTYEGIDESLLDVETKRVGKAIGFFSRGRIQDAATSFAADPTPDLRGWATNARRMAARAALLVCDDLLAAIEALGEDLGPDNTASDLARFWVSDPAFRFRRAVASRI